TTTTGAAACGATCGAGGTTTGCACCTAGCTGATAACGTAACCCTTCCAATGCCCCAGTAGTAATCTGATTACGATAAGTAATGCCCAATTCAACACCTTTATTCTCGACAATCCCATCATTTACGTAAGGAGCACCCAAACCAACGATTGCAGTAATCTGTGACTGCCTTAGAATATCGGTCGTTCTCTTTTTATACCAGTCAAAGGTGATATCTAAATTTTTAAACAGACTTAAGTCCAACCCCACATCGGTCATCGTTGTTGTTTCCCATTTAATAATCGGGTTGTTTAATGCCTGTTGAGCAACACCGGAATTTAGCGTACTATTGTCAAAAGAATAATTTCCGGTAAGTCCCAATACTGGCTGATACGGATAGTTACCGGTGTTCTGATTTCCGAGTTGGCCCCAGGATCCACGGATCTTCAAATTATCCAGCCAACCGGAAGCGAATTCCTTGACAAACGATTCTTCAGATACACGCCAGCCTGCAGAGAAAGAAGGAAACGCTGCCCAACGGTTTTTACCGTAAAACTTCGAACTACCGTCGTAACGCATATTGGCTTCCAAGAGGTATTTCCCTTGATAATCATAGTTCAATCGGCCGAAATACGAGATCAGCGCCCATTGGTTGGCTGTTCCGTTTGCCCGTTGAATATCCGATCCACCGGCATTTAATTCTGTTAGTGTATCGTCGACAAAATTCTGTCGGAAGCCCTGGAGGTAGGTATACTTGCTTTTTTCAATGCTATATCCGGCCTGAGCCTTGAGGTGGTGTGCTCCAAACGCGCGATCATAGTTCAGGTAAGTAAATAAATTGGTGTATATTGTTTGCTGATCCTGATCCGTAAGGCCCTTTCCAAGATCCAGTGTTGTTCCGAGCGTACCTGTATGGTAGTAATATTCATCCAACGTTGATTTATAATCCTTGTACTTGTCCATATTGAAGTTATAGGCACCTTTGGTATACCAAGAAAGACCTTTAAACAGCTGAACCTCCATCCAGGCCTGTAGATTGGCAGCATAGTCATCGGTATTGTACGTGAATTTCCGATCCAATACAGCCATTGGGTTTTTATTGTTGTACTCCCAGTCGTAAGCTTTGTAAGTATATCGCCCGCTACCATCCGGCAAAAATGGGCCATAGGTTGGCGCCTGCGACATTGCCGACAGGAACAGGTCTTTGGATCCCCCTGGAATAGATTCGGTATGTCCTGTTTTGAGCAAGATATTTGTTCCGAATTTAATACCCTCCGAGATTTTTGTCGTCAGATTGAGGCGGGCGGAATAACGGTCGTAGTTAAAACCTTTGATCATTCCATCCTGATTGACGTAGCCCAAACCAACATTAAAGGTTGTCTTCTCATTTCCGCCCTGGATACCGAGATTATGGGTATAAGTCGGTTTAGTTTGGAAAATAAGCCCCAGCCAGTCCGTATTTGGATATTTTACAAGATCGTTGCTATTGCGATAGGCCGCGATCACATCGGCGGGATATAGGCCATCGTTGAGATTGGAATTCTTACGCGCTTCGTTGTATAATTCCATATACTGCGCCGAATTGGTGATCAGATCAAACATTTTCGTAGGCTTATAGATACCCACATTTCCGTCATACTGAACCGTTGTCTTTCCCGATTTCCCTTGTTTTGTCGTGATCAGAATAACGCCATTGGCTGCACGCGAACCGTAGATTGCTGCGGAGGCTGCATCTTTTAGTACGCTGACATTTTCGATATCATTGGGATTGACGTCGGAGAATTTGCCCTGCACACCATCAATGAGCACCAGGGGATCCGATCCGGCACCGCTAAAGGTGCCCTTGCCCCGAATACGGATGGATACGCCTTCATTGCCCGGTTCTCCCGAGCCCTGATTGATTTGTACGCCCGGGATTGCCCCCTGCAGCATGGAAGCCGTATTGACAACGGGCCGTTTGATCATATCTTTGCCACTCACTGTAGCCACAGCACCGGTTAGGTTTACTTTCTTTTGCGTACCGTAACCGACCACAACGACCTCTTCCAAACTCGACGAAGCGTCATTCAGCTGCACATTCACGGTTCCCTCATTAGCAGCAACAGACATTTCCCTGGTTTCAAATCCCAGTGAAGAGAACGTCAGTACAGCAGTTCCACCCGTCAGGCTGAGCTCGAATTGCCCCTGCTGATCCGTTTGTGTTTCCTGCGTTGTATTTTTGACCCGTACTGTCACACCGGGTAGCGGGCGCCCTGTATTGTCCAGCACTTTTCCTTTTATTGTACGCTGTTGACCTATCCTATCGAGGACAGTGGAAGGGGCTTTTTCTGTTGGGGCAAAACGACGGTCTGTCGTCCTTAGTGATGCTGCTGAGCCCGTGTAGGGTACAGCTATCGAAAGACAGAGTGCCATTATACTGGCCTCAGGACCGAAGGACAGGCCCTTGATCAAAGGCCATTGTCTTGTCTTTTCTGTTTTCATATTTACTTTTTTTGTTTATAAGGTGCTTTTATCTTGAAATTTTTGACACAAAGCATCCCCTATCATGCAAAAAATTGCATGATCCAATTCGGTTGAGGACGCTATGTTTTGTTATTTTTCTTTTGTACGATAGGCGATCCAGTTATGATCTATACATACGTTAAGTTGTTGTGATTTGGGTGAATAAATCTGATAGTTCAGTATCTTACCATCTTTCCATTCCATATCTAGCGTGTGATTTCCCTTGATGCGCATACCCCTCACCCGGCCTTCTTTTTTCCAGGCCTGAGGAACCGCCGGTAGAAGATACACCGTATCCTGATGGGACTGCACCAGCATCTCGGCGATACCCGCTGCTCCACCAAAATTACCATCGATCTGAAATGGGGGCCCTGCTGTTAGCAAATTGGCGTAAACACCACCACCGGCGCCATAATTGATATGTGTATCGACACGTGGAGTCATGAGTTGCCGAAATAATTTATAAGCCCGCTCGCCTTCATGCAATCTGGTCCAAAACAGTAGTTTATGGGCAATGGCCCAACTCGGTCCATCATCCCCCCGTACATCCAGGCTTTTTTTAGCGGCAAGCTGCCAGTCTGGATGTTCATCATAACGGATCAGATAGCCCGGATACAAGCCATACAAATGCGAGATATGCCGATGCTGCGGATCCACCTCTTCATAATCTTCGATCCATTCCATGATACGGCCATCTTTGGCTAGCTGCACCGCTGGTGCTAAGCGTTTCAGTTGCGCCGCAACCTTCGTTAAAAAAGGATCCGATTGATTGCCCAATAATCCCGCTGCATGAATGATATTTTCAAATAATTCGCGTACGATCTGATTATCTATTGTTGGCCCCATCGTGACGTTTGCCTGCTGCCCATTAGGGAGCTTGAAGGAATTTTCGGGAGATACAGAAGGCGAAGTCAACAGCCAGCCCTTGGTTGGGTGTTCGGTCAGGGCACTGGAGTAAAACTGTGCTGCCCCATAGAGAATCGGGTATATCCGCCGTAGATAGCCCATATCTTCAGTATAGAGGTAATGTTCCCAGAGGTTATTGCAGAGCCAGCCCGAGCCCGCATTGGCAATTCCCCAGGAAGCAGACTCTCCCGGTTCGGTATAGCCCCATACATTGGTGATCACATGGGCTACCCAGCCCGGTGCATTATAGTACGCTTTCGCGGTCTTTGCTCCCGGGGCCATAAGGCCTTCCACAAGACCCACCAAGGGTTCATTGAGCTCCCCCAGATTAGCCGCCCCGAGGTGCCAATGGTTCATCTGCACATTGATATCCAGGTGGTAGTCCCCATTCCAGGGCGTCTGAATCTGATTTGCCCATAAGCCCTGTAAGTTTGGTGGTAGCAAGCCTAAACGCGTACTGCTGATACTCAGGTAGCGACCATACTGATAGAATAGCGCCGCTAATCCTGGATCCTGATCCGGTTCTTTACCGAAAGCCACCAAACGCTGATCGGTCGGTAAGTCATCTTTCGACTGCCCCAATCGGAGCGACAAACGGTTGAACTTTGCCAAATAGTTTTGCAGATGTTCAGCATACTGCTGGCTATAGGATTTTTTCAAAGCCCTTGTTAGCGTTTCAGCTGTCGTACGCTCAAAATCCTTACCTTTAAAATCAGTATCTGTTGACACGTAAATTAGCACTTCGTCAGCCTGTTGAATAACAATAGATTGTCCTTTTACCAGCTGTTTTCCTCCTTTTATCTGCGCGCGGACACGTGTTTTGAACTGCATTCCTTTACCATCTACACCATTGTCCAATTGTCCTACCAAAACAAGCTCGCCATCCTCGGTCTTGGAAGTAGCCCTTTCGGGACGTTCAATCTTGATTTCCAGGCTAATCTGTCCTTTTTTGCTGCTCTGTAAACGAATAACGCCCAGGTCATCAGCAAAGCTTGTCCAATATTCGCGGCTATACCTGACGCCTTTGAGCTCATAGCTTGTTTTTGCCATCGCCTTATTGAGGTCCAGTTCCCGGCGATAGTTCTGCACTGCGGTGAGATCCGTTTCTCCGTCAAATGCAAGCATCAGATTGCCGAGTACTTGATAACAGCCCCATTGCTTGCCGCCCGATCCCGGGCCTTTGCAGATAAAATGCTGGTCTATCAGACGCTGAGCAAGGTCGTTTTTCCCGTTTTTGATCAGATTTCGAATACTATCCAAATACCTGCTGGCCTCATAATTATTGGCATCCTGAGGACTTCCCGACCATAGGGTGATATCATTGAGTACAATATGGTCATTCTTCAATCCACCATCGGGCATCATGCCAATTTTTCCATTGCCCAGGGGTAAGGTCTCCTCCCATTGTTTTGCCGGCTGCCGATACCAAAGTTTGCCCCCCTGCACTTGCCCAAATAAGTTGCCCGAAAAAAAGAAAACCACAAGCGTGCAGAGTAACTTACCTTTCCGAAGATTTATTTTTGATGATCTACTCATGTGGTTTTAGTTTTTTGTCCAGTCATCGGTTCGGAAGGGAGATCCAGGTACACCGGCTTCGTTGTATAAAATCAGGTCTGGGTTATCCGCCCAGCCATAACGCACTGCGACGGGTGATGGTACTTCTTTGGCAGATACGATCAGCTTATTTCCGACCTGTTTGACTTCTGCAGGATAAAAGACCTGATCGGCACCAGCAATTGTGAAACTACCGCTACGTTTATCCGCTTCTTTCAGCACAAGCTTTTTGCCCATAGGGTTAAAGCTAAGTTCCATTTCTGCAGCTTTTGTCGTCCAATGCTCAAGAACAGGGCCCGAATAAGGGATCTTCTTACCATACAGCTGCGCTGTTGCGATCCAGCCAAGCCTTCTACCGACATCCTGCTTGTTTTTCGGATGGATATCCTGTGCATCGCCGATATCTGCAATGACTGCCATACCTGTATAAGGCAATTTGAGTGTTTGGCGCTGCGCTTCCCGTAATCTCGCCCAGGAAGAAGGCTGCGGTGTTAAACTTTTCGCTTTAAAGTTGGCCAGTTGAACAAAATAAAAAGGCATCTTTTCATTGTTCCACTGCTGGCGCCAGTCCTGAATCAGTGCGGGCAGCAGTTGCTGATAAGGAGCGTCTTTTGAATCCGCGTTACTTTCACCCTGGTACCAAATGGCACCTTTTATTTTAAAATCCACAAAAGGCTTAACCATAGCATTATAGAGCACAGTAGGTCTATTGGGACCCTCCATCGCATTAGGTTTTGCCGGCAGCTTCGCCAGATCATAACCAACTTTGCATTTCCAGTCTCCAACGAGAGATAGCTGTTCGCCATTTGGTCCTTCCAGTCGCGGCTGTTCTGTACCGCCATATATTCCGCCATCGCCGGCTCCATCAAATACGCGAACGGCGATATGCAATAGGCTGCCATTATTGGCCGTTGCAGGAATGGTATACTTCCGAATCTGATCATAACCGACAGTTTCGCCCACCTTTGTACCATTGACATAGGTTATGTCGTTGTCATCAATTGCTCCCAAAATCAACTTGAGGGGTTTACCTTGCCAATGTGCCGGTAGTGCAACGTCTTTGCCAAAATAAACGACACCATCCATTCCCGGAAACAGGTTCCTGTCAAAAAAACTAGGAATTGTAATCGTGAACCAGGTACTCTTATCCAGTTGTGGTGCAAACCACTCGCCCTGCGTTGCTGTCTTCACCTGATCCTGCTGTTCGGCGACGCGATTCCATTCAGCCAGATCTTTCGCATAGATTTCCTGTGCATCCGGACGTTGGATTTTCTCAATGGCTGCCGTATAGGTTGAAAAAGGTGAAAGTGCCTCCCGGCTCATCCAGGCTTCAATGATTGTTCCGCCCCAGGAGGAATGGATCAGGCCAATGGGAATGCCTGTTTTCTCGTAGATCTCACGTGCAAAAAAATAGGCTGTCGCCGAAAACTCCGGAATACTTTGTGGCGTCACCGGATTCCATCCACCGGATTCCACCTGCACTGCTGTGGTAGGTTGATTGGCGGTTGCTTTTGGAATCTGCAAAATACGAATATTAGGGAAGTTGGCTGCTTTGATTTCCTGCTCAAAGTTGTCGATCTTGCCCCAGCCCGCCAGGGGCATTTCCATATTTGACTGTCCTGAACAAAACCAGACTTCACCGATCAGAATATTCTTTAGGATCAATTGATCACCATCGTTGATGGTAATTTGGTAGGGTCCACCGTATTTCGGCGTCTCCAGATAGACTTGCCAGCCTCCTTGCTGATCGACCTCAACCTGATAGCTCTTGTTGTTCCAGCTGGTGTTTACGCTAAGTTCCTTGCCTACTGCTGTACTGGTTCCCCATATCTTGACCTTTTCTTTCTGCTGCAGCACCATATTGTCGCCAATAAAAGCCGGCAGCTGTACTTTGGCCTGTAGGGCAGAAAATCCACTGGCAACGCTGAGTAGCAGGGCCAACAAAGTCCGTTTATACTGTTTAGGTTTTATCATGATTTTTGAGTTTGTTGCTCAATTGGGTTTATACATTTGGCGCATCCGAAGTCCAGACTCTTGGAGTCGGAGCTTCGGATGTGCCACAGTTATTTTTTTAAAGTGCCGATATTTTTAGTAAAACACTGGTACGGTTGCTATTCAGGTCAGGATTTACGCCAACTTTCATCAGGTAGTCCCCCGAATAAGTTTGTCCCTGGCCTAAGCTCGACTTGGTTCCCGGATACAAGTTGATCTCCTCCACCCGATATTGCTTTTGGGCATCCAGTCCTTTTAAACGGACGGGATCGGTTGTTCCGACACCATAGCGGTTATTGACCAGGTAGTTGAAGATGACAGCCTCAGTTTTTTCGCTATTCACGTAGCTCAGGGCGGCAAAGTCACCTTCACGTGGATCGGCCAAACGATACTGCTCCCCATGCCAGATTGTTGCTTTAAGCGCGTCGTAATTCTTTACCGCCTGCTGGCAGAATAACAGATCCTGTTCTTTCAGATGGCTCACCACAATATCAAAACCCAGTTTACCCATCATGGCTACATCCGTCCGGAATTTGAGCGGTTGTTTTCCCCAGTCTGTCACATGGTTTGAAGTGCTGATTGCCGGGAAAAAGTAAGAATACTCGTACTGCATAAAAATACGCTCCAAAGGGTCTGTATTGTCCGAAGGCCAGAATTCGGTAAAGTACCGAAGTGCCGCATAGTCCACGCGTCCACCCCCGCCCGAACATAACATCATCGGCACCTTCGGATACTTCGAACGAATACGTTCCAATACCTTATATAAGCCTTCCACATAAGAAACATAGAAAGCACCCTGGTCTTTTAGAAATGCGGAATGCGCATTGTAAATGACCGCATTACAGTCCCATTTGATATAGGCCAATGCCGGATTTTTGGTAAACAGGTCGTCCAGGATGTTAAAGACAAAATCCTGCACCTTGGGATTTGTCAGATCCAGGATCAACTGATTGCGGAAGTAATGTTCTTCCCGCTGCGGCTGTTTGACGACCCAGTCCGGATGTTGTTCGTAGAGTTCGGATTTGGGGCTAACCATTTCGGGTTCTACCCAGATACCGAATTTAACGCCCTGCTTAGTCGCTTCTTCCACGAGTGTCGCGATACCATTGGGCAGTTTTGTCCGGTTCGGTTGCCAATCTCCTAGACTGGAGTGATCGCTGTTACGCGGATATTTATTTCCAAACCAGCCATCATCCAATAAAAATAGGTCTACCCCTAGTTTTTTGGTATCCTGGAGCAAACCTTTTAATTTTTGCTCATTAAAATCAAAATAAGTCGCCTCCCAATTATTGAGTAAAGTCAGGCGTTCGCCATTTCCATCCAGCAGCTGATATTTACGGGCCCAATTGTGCAAATTTCGGGAGGCGGTGCCTTTTCCCTTTGTTGACAAGGTATAGATCAATTTGGGTGTTGTAAACTCCTGGTTGCTGGCCAATTTCACATTGGAAGCATAGTTGTTTATTCCGGCAATAATACGTAGGTTATTGAGGTAATCCACTTCAAAATCCACCTTAAAATTTCCACTATACCCTAGGCTTGCCATCAGGACCGTTCCTTCATCTTCGGATGCCGCCTTGCCCAATGACACCATAAAGGAAGGTGGCTGGAATAAATTCGCTCGTGTTCCGAGCTTACTGTCCAGCACTTTAATGCCATGTGTTAACGGAGCCTCTTCCACCTGCATTTCTTTTGCCCAGTCTCCATGGTACTGCCGTAGCCAATATGCGTTGGAGCGCAAGGTCAGGTTGGCCGAAGCAAATTTTTCCAGCGTGACGACTTTCTTTTCCTTATTTTGGATGGTTGTCCACTGCTCGATGATATCCTCATTCAAAAACGATTTGTAGTGTAAAACGACATAAATATCGTATACCGGATCTTTTAGGGTGATATCAAGCTGTTTGACATTGGCATCCAGGTTGTTCACCGCATGCTTTTCATAGCGCAGGTCGAGAGAGCGGTTACCGTCCGCATGGACGATACTAATCGCTGGTTCCAGCAAATTTTTTGAACCGGAAGGCGTATAAGCCGCATTGGACAGTCCACTATAATCTGTCAATTGTCGATAGCTGCTTGCAATGGTCGAATACTCTTTTGAATCACGCAATTTTTCACCGTAATAGAGCATTTTCAACGTTTTCGTGGAATCGTACTCCAACACAAGCGCATTCGACCTGGTTTCTATGGGAATCTGTCCGGACTGCGCCTGTGCTTCGAGATGGACAAGCCCCTGGGTCATCAAAAGCCCGAGTACAACATGTTTAAAATGAAGGGTTGGCATATATAAAAAGATTTAGGATTTGTTAACGAACTTGACTATTTTGTTTGCTTTCAATTGAATCTTGTAAAGGTATTTACCATTGATTTCCTGCTCTGGGCTTAGACCTGCCAATTGGGAAGGGCTTAATACCTGAATCGTTTGATCCTGCGGCGATGAAAGAATAAGCTGCCTAATGCTACTGTTATTCCATTCCATCTTTTCAATGTGTACATTGCCCCGGGCTTTGAGCCCCTTGACTATTCCGGCCGACCAGCGATCAGGCAGGGCAGGAAGTAATTCCAGTACATCCGTTTGCGATTGCAGCAACATTTCACTCAGGGCAGCCACATAACCCAGGTTGCCATCAATCTGAAACGGTGGATGCGCGCAGAGCAAGTTGGCGTATACGCCACCGCCATTATTGTAGTCAATACCATCGCCGCCAACGAGGTTAATGAAATTAGTCAGGATTTTATAGGCGTGATTTCCATCCTGCAAGCGGGCCCAAAAAGCCACCTTCCAGGCCATGGACCAACCTGTAGATTCGTCGCCACGCGCGGTCAGGGTGACTTTTGCCGCCTTGGCAAGTTCCGGTGTTTTTAAAACAGAGAATTGGTTGCCAGGATACAGACCAAACAGATGCGAGACATGGCGATGCTTGTCCTGTGGATCATCACGATCCGTTTCCCACTCCTGCAACTGTCCCCATTTACCGATTTTGGGTTTGAGCAGCGCATCGCGAAGTGCCGTGATATGTTTACGGTAATCGGCGTCCATATTTAAAACAGTACTCGCCTGGATGTAGTTATTAAAGAGATCGTAAATAATCTGATGGTCATAGCTCACGGCATCCTCTGTAGGGCCATGTTCCGGCGACCAGCCCTGAGGCGCCACCACAGTTCCGTCCGGTCTTCGAACCAGACGATCATCCCAAAACTCACTTATTTCTTTTAAAATCGGATAGGCAAACTCGCGTAGATATTTCTCGTCCTTGTTAAAGGCATAATGCTCCCAGAGAGCCTGTGTATACCAGGCACTTCCGGGGGTGTTCCAAAGAAAGCTCTCGCCACCGAAGATATTATTTTCGGTCTTTACGGTCCAGCCCCGTACGCCCGGAAATTCCTTTTGTGTATTTATTTTTTTCACCTCACGCATGCTATTGATATAATCGAGGTAAGGCCAGGCCGATTCACTTAAATTGGCAACTTCTACTGGCCAATAGTTCATCTGTACATTGATATTGGAATGGTAATCTGAGCGCCATGGTGGATTGTTACTGTTATTCCAGAGTCCCTGCAGATTTGCAGGCAAGCCACCTTTTCGTGAGGAACTGATCAGAAGATAACGTCCATATTGGTATACCAATGCTTCCAGAGCCGGGATCGGCTGTTTTTTATAGGCTTCCAACAGCGCTTTTGTTGTTTGCTTGCTGTCCAGCTGGCTATGGTCGAGATCAAGCTCCACCCGGTTGAACAGCGCTGTATAATCTGCAACGTGACGTGCCAATAGTTTATTTACGCCATATTTTTCCGCTTGCTGCAGATACCGTTCATTGACCTTCATCGGTTCCTCGGGCGACTTCCATTTGGTAGCCCGTGTATTGGCATAATCTGTTGCTGCACTCAGCAGCAGAACAATTCGATCGGCAGACTTTACCGTAAGGACAGCCTGTCCTTTTTCATCTGTCGTTTTGGAAAGTGAACCACCTACGACCTGTACGCGTACCTGTGCGGCATACCGCATGCCATTGTCGAGCGTTCCCTGAAACCACAGATGACCATCTTCTACCTGCGCCGCCTGCCCATGTGCATCGAGAAGTGCGATCTGGGCATTGAGTTTCCCTTTTTTACTGTTCGCATAATCAAATACCATGACCTGATCGGGCTGACTCGCAAAATACCGACGGTTGATTTGCTGTCCATCCTGCTG
The window above is part of the Sphingobacterium sp. ML3W genome. Proteins encoded here:
- a CDS encoding glycoside hydrolase family 95 protein, with the translated sequence MHRKIKCLIFICLTLCSATSYAQRYYLWDNKPATDWMTEAYPIGNGRIGAMIFAGVNQEHIQFNENSLWTGDEQETGAYQAFGDLFVRFDADVNKSFTAYSRKLNLDKGLHEIAYQQDGQQINRRYFASQPDQVMVFDYANSKKGKLNAQIALLDAHGQAAQVEDGHLWFQGTLDNGMRYAAQVRVQVVGGSLSKTTDEKGQAVLTVKSADRIVLLLSAATDYANTRATKWKSPEEPMKVNERYLQQAEKYGVNKLLARHVADYTALFNRVELDLDHSQLDSKQTTKALLEAYKKQPIPALEALVYQYGRYLLISSSRKGGLPANLQGLWNNSNNPPWRSDYHSNINVQMNYWPVEVANLSESAWPYLDYINSMREVKKINTQKEFPGVRGWTVKTENNIFGGESFLWNTPGSAWYTQALWEHYAFNKDEKYLREFAYPILKEISEFWDDRLVRRPDGTVVAPQGWSPEHGPTEDAVSYDHQIIYDLFNNYIQASTVLNMDADYRKHITALRDALLKPKIGKWGQLQEWETDRDDPQDKHRHVSHLFGLYPGNQFSVLKTPELAKAAKVTLTARGDESTGWSMAWKVAFWARLQDGNHAYKILTNFINLVGGDGIDYNNGGGVYANLLCAHPPFQIDGNLGYVAALSEMLLQSQTDVLELLPALPDRWSAGIVKGLKARGNVHIEKMEWNNSSIRQLILSSPQDQTIQVLSPSQLAGLSPEQEINGKYLYKIQLKANKIVKFVNKS
- a CDS encoding TonB-dependent receptor, producing the protein MKTEKTRQWPLIKGLSFGPEASIMALCLSIAVPYTGSAASLRTTDRRFAPTEKAPSTVLDRIGQQRTIKGKVLDNTGRPLPGVTVRVKNTTQETQTDQQGQFELSLTGGTAVLTFSSLGFETREMSVAANEGTVNVQLNDASSSLEEVVVVGYGTQKKVNLTGAVATVSGKDMIKRPVVNTASMLQGAIPGVQINQGSGEPGNEGVSIRIRGKGTFSGAGSDPLVLIDGVQGKFSDVNPNDIENVSVLKDAASAAIYGSRAANGVILITTKQGKSGKTTVQYDGNVGIYKPTKMFDLITNSAQYMELYNEARKNSNLNDGLYPADVIAAYRNSNDLVKYPNTDWLGLIFQTKPTYTHNLGIQGGNEKTTFNVGLGYVNQDGMIKGFNYDRYSARLNLTTKISEGIKFGTNILLKTGHTESIPGGSKDLFLSAMSQAPTYGPFLPDGSGRYTYKAYDWEYNNKNPMAVLDRKFTYNTDDYAANLQAWMEVQLFKGLSWYTKGAYNFNMDKYKDYKSTLDEYYYHTGTLGTTLDLGKGLTDQDQQTIYTNLFTYLNYDRAFGAHHLKAQAGYSIEKSKYTYLQGFRQNFVDDTLTELNAGGSDIQRANGTANQWALISYFGRLNYDYQGKYLLEANMRYDGSSKFYGKNRWAAFPSFSAGWRVSEESFVKEFASGWLDNLKIRGSWGQLGNQNTGNYPYQPVLGLTGNYSFDNSTLNSGVAQQALNNPIIKWETTTMTDVGLDLSLFKNLDITFDWYKKRTTDILRQSQITAIVGLGAPYVNDGIVENKGVELGITYRNQITTGALEGLRYQLGANLDRFKNKLVKFGEPEIGGYTIKKNGYAMDSFYTYEVIGIFQSDAEIAGSPKQFNDNTLPGDLKYRDVNGDGKIDANDRTIISGVDPKLNYSFNLSASFKGFDFSALLQGVYGVKSYVSGWGVTPFVQGSPPTKDWLDRWTPENPSTTMPRIYWGWSAPEKFSRASSYFIQEASYFRLKNLVLGYTLPEGLLKKYKIDRLRVYFSGDNLLTATKFKGLDPERYGNGDVVQYPQNKIYSFGVQVNF
- a CDS encoding alpha-galactosidase; the protein is MPTLHFKHVVLGLLMTQGLVHLEAQAQSGQIPIETRSNALVLEYDSTKTLKMLYYGEKLRDSKEYSTIASSYRQLTDYSGLSNAAYTPSGSKNLLEPAISIVHADGNRSLDLRYEKHAVNNLDANVKQLDITLKDPVYDIYVVLHYKSFLNEDIIEQWTTIQNKEKKVVTLEKFASANLTLRSNAYWLRQYHGDWAKEMQVEEAPLTHGIKVLDSKLGTRANLFQPPSFMVSLGKAASEDEGTVLMASLGYSGNFKVDFEVDYLNNLRIIAGINNYASNVKLASNQEFTTPKLIYTLSTKGKGTASRNLHNWARKYQLLDGNGERLTLLNNWEATYFDFNEQKLKGLLQDTKKLGVDLFLLDDGWFGNKYPRNSDHSSLGDWQPNRTKLPNGIATLVEEATKQGVKFGIWVEPEMVSPKSELYEQHPDWVVKQPQREEHYFRNQLILDLTNPKVQDFVFNILDDLFTKNPALAYIKWDCNAVIYNAHSAFLKDQGAFYVSYVEGLYKVLERIRSKYPKVPMMLCSGGGGRVDYAALRYFTEFWPSDNTDPLERIFMQYEYSYFFPAISTSNHVTDWGKQPLKFRTDVAMMGKLGFDIVVSHLKEQDLLFCQQAVKNYDALKATIWHGEQYRLADPREGDFAALSYVNSEKTEAVIFNYLVNNRYGVGTTDPVRLKGLDAQKQYRVEEINLYPGTKSSLGQGQTYSGDYLMKVGVNPDLNSNRTSVLLKISAL
- a CDS encoding glycoside hydrolase family 95 protein gives rise to the protein MSRSSKINLRKGKLLCTLVVFFFSGNLFGQVQGGKLWYRQPAKQWEETLPLGNGKIGMMPDGGLKNDHIVLNDITLWSGSPQDANNYEASRYLDSIRNLIKNGKNDLAQRLIDQHFICKGPGSGGKQWGCYQVLGNLMLAFDGETDLTAVQNYRRELDLNKAMAKTSYELKGVRYSREYWTSFADDLGVIRLQSSKKGQISLEIKIERPERATSKTEDGELVLVGQLDNGVDGKGMQFKTRVRAQIKGGKQLVKGQSIVIQQADEVLIYVSTDTDFKGKDFERTTAETLTRALKKSYSQQYAEHLQNYLAKFNRLSLRLGQSKDDLPTDQRLVAFGKEPDQDPGLAALFYQYGRYLSISSTRLGLLPPNLQGLWANQIQTPWNGDYHLDINVQMNHWHLGAANLGELNEPLVGLVEGLMAPGAKTAKAYYNAPGWVAHVITNVWGYTEPGESASWGIANAGSGWLCNNLWEHYLYTEDMGYLRRIYPILYGAAQFYSSALTEHPTKGWLLTSPSVSPENSFKLPNGQQANVTMGPTIDNQIVRELFENIIHAAGLLGNQSDPFLTKVAAQLKRLAPAVQLAKDGRIMEWIEDYEEVDPQHRHISHLYGLYPGYLIRYDEHPDWQLAAKKSLDVRGDDGPSWAIAHKLLFWTRLHEGERAYKLFRQLMTPRVDTHINYGAGGGVYANLLTAGPPFQIDGNFGGAAGIAEMLVQSHQDTVYLLPAVPQAWKKEGRVRGMRIKGNHTLDMEWKDGKILNYQIYSPKSQQLNVCIDHNWIAYRTKEK
- a CDS encoding sialate O-acetylesterase translates to MIKPKQYKRTLLALLLSVASGFSALQAKVQLPAFIGDNMVLQQKEKVKIWGTSTAVGKELSVNTSWNNKSYQVEVDQQGGWQVYLETPKYGGPYQITINDGDQLILKNILIGEVWFCSGQSNMEMPLAGWGKIDNFEQEIKAANFPNIRILQIPKATANQPTTAVQVESGGWNPVTPQSIPEFSATAYFFAREIYEKTGIPIGLIHSSWGGTIIEAWMSREALSPFSTYTAAIEKIQRPDAQEIYAKDLAEWNRVAEQQDQVKTATQGEWFAPQLDKSTWFTITIPSFFDRNLFPGMDGVVYFGKDVALPAHWQGKPLKLILGAIDDNDITYVNGTKVGETVGYDQIRKYTIPATANNGSLLHIAVRVFDGAGDGGIYGGTEQPRLEGPNGEQLSLVGDWKCKVGYDLAKLPAKPNAMEGPNRPTVLYNAMVKPFVDFKIKGAIWYQGESNADSKDAPYQQLLPALIQDWRQQWNNEKMPFYFVQLANFKAKSLTPQPSSWARLREAQRQTLKLPYTGMAVIADIGDAQDIHPKNKQDVGRRLGWIATAQLYGKKIPYSGPVLEHWTTKAAEMELSFNPMGKKLVLKEADKRSGSFTIAGADQVFYPAEVKQVGNKLIVSAKEVPSPVAVRYGWADNPDLILYNEAGVPGSPFRTDDWTKN